In [Phormidium] sp. ETS-05, the genomic window GAAGTAGGGGCGGAGTTGGCATCTTTGAACTTTACGGCGGCTTCTGTGGCGGCGATCTCTGCTCACTCCGACTCACCAGAGCCATTAGATACCCTTCTGCAGCAGCTTGATGAGGATTTTGCTCTCCCCGTGCTGGTTAACTGTCTTAAAATTGCCCAAATTCATGGCACCACACCAGAAACTACTCTCGTGGTTGCCTCCCTAGTGGACAAATTTAATATTGACCTGACGGCGCTACCCCTAAATCCGTGATTCTTGGTCAAGATCCCCATAAAACATCGGGGATCTTGCCATTCCCAGCCTCTTTATGTGTTATTTATCGCAACATAAATTTATAAAAGTTAACAAGTTTTTCAGAGTTTTTCATGGTACAATCAATTTTCAAATAAAACATTAACTGCCCAGACGGCTGTTAAGGCACGTATTTTCTGAATTTAAGGAGTAAGTAAAAATGTCTATTGAAAACGTGAACGTCAAACCCTCCACCCGTAATCACAAGGGCTTTTTCGTACAGCAAGCGGCTTACAAGCTGATGAAGATCGATAATTCTGGCTGGGCTTTGATTTGCGTAGATGATGCGGTTTGCCACTATGTGGACCCAGATGATTTGCAAATCTGCCAAAAGTCTCAGCAAGCTGAGAATTAAACAAATTCACAAAAAAGTTACAATTATTAACGCAATGTTAACTCAGGAGGGCTGTACTGACGAAAAGTACAGCCATATTTTTTTGGGGGCTAGGGGCAATTGATGAATCGCCCCTACAGGTGAAATCTCCTGGCTAGACGGGTTTAAAACAGAAAATAGCGCTGGGCTAGGGGTAATGTGGTGGCTGGTTCGCAGGTCAGCAGCTCACCATCGGCTCGCACTTCGTAGGTTTCCGGGTCCACTTCCACAACGGGTAGGGCATGATTTAATTTCATATCCTGTTTGCTGAGGTGGCGAGTATCAGATACGGCGACAGCAGTTTTTTGCAGTTTCAGTTGAGTAGAAATATCTAGTTGAATTGCGGCTTGGGACAGGAAAGTAAGGGAGGTGGCGGTACGAGCCCCACCAAAACTGCCAAACATGGGCTGACTGTGGATGGGTTGGGGGGTGGGAATGCTGGCGTTAGCGTCTCCCATTTGGGCGTAGGCGATCGCCCCGCCTTTGATGACAAGTTCCGGTTTGACGCCGAAAAATGCCGGACGCCATAAACATAAGTCGGCGAGTTTCCCTGGTTCAATGGAGCCCACATATTTGGCAATGCCATGTGTAATTGCCGGATTAATCGTATATTTGGCAATATATCGCCGCGCCCGAAAATTATCATTTTCCCTGTTGCCACCGCTGCTGTTTGGTGGTGAGAGAAATCCGCGTTGTACTTTCATTTTATGGGCGGTTTGCCAGGTGCGAATAATGGTTTCTCCCACTCGTCCCATTGCCTGGGAATCGGAGGAAATCATACTAAACGCCCCCAAGTCATGTAAAATATCTTCGGCGGCGATCGTCTCCCGGCGGATGCGCGATTCGGCAAAGGCTACATCTTCAGGAATGCTGCGGTCTAGGTGGTGGCAAACCATCAACATATCCAGATGTTCTTCTAAGGTGTTGACGGTGTAAGGTCGGGTGGGGTTGGTAGAAGAAGGCAGCACATTACTTTGGCCGCAAACTTTGATAATATCTGGGGCGTGTCCTCCCCCTGCACCTTCGGTATGATAAGTGTGGATGGTGCGGTTTTTAAATGCGCCGATCGTCTGTTCTACGAACCCAGCTTCATTGAGGGTGTCGGTGTGAATTGCCACTTGAATATCATACTCTTCCGCTACGGCGAGACAAGTATCAATAGTGGCGGGTGTGGTTCCCCAGTCTTCATGGAGTTTTAAACCCATGACTCCGGCTTTTACTTGTTCCACTAATGCGGGGGTTTGACTGCTGTTACCTTTACCGAGAAAACCGAGGTTAACTGGGAAAGCATCAGCGGCTTGCAACATTCGATAAATATTCCAAGGTCCGGGGGTGCAAGTGGTGGCATTAGTGCCAGTGGCGGGACCCGTACCGCCGCCAATCATGGTGGTAATTCCAGAGGCGATGGCTACTTCTATTTGTTGGGGACAAATAAAATGAATGTGAGCATCAATTCCCCCTGCAGTGAGGATGCAGCCTTCTCCGGCGATCGCTTCCGTTCCCGGACCGATAATAATATCTACATTATCCTGAATGTAAGGATTGCCCGCTTTACCGATTTTAAAGATTTTGCCATCTTTAATCCCCACATCGGCTTTCACCACGCCCCACCAATCTAAAATTACCGCATTGGTTATGACTAAATCTACCGCTCCCGCCTCGTTAGTAATGGGAGATTGTCCCATCCCATCGCGGATAACTTTGCCGCCGCCAAATTTCACTTCATCGCCATAGGTGGTGAAGTCTTGTTCGATTTCAATGAACAATTCCGTATCGGCGAGGCGGACGCGATCGCCCACCGTTGGGCCATAAGTCTCCCCATAGGCGCGGCGATCCATTCTATAACTCATGGGCTGTTCCTCCGTTTTGATAAATGCTGTTTAAATTGCCCTTAATTTCCGCCTTTCCCGTCTAAAGAGCCATTAATTAAGCCGTTAAAACCATAAACTTGGCGACTCCCCACAAAGGGGACTAATTCCACCTCTTTATCATCTCCCGGCTCAAACCGCACTGCAGTCCCGGCGGGGATATTTAGGTGCATACCTAGAGCCCGCTCCCGCTCAAAGGTTAAAGCGGCGTTTACTTCATAAAAGTGAAAGTGGGAGCCGACTTGAATCGGACGATCACCCGTATTTGCCACCCGCAACCGCACCGTTTCCCGTCCTGCATTTAACTCAATATCACCCGCTTGATAGATAACTTCTCCCGGAATCATCAATTTACTCCTAATTACTGAATGGGATTATGCACCGTCACCAACTTAGTACCATCGGGGAAAGTGGCTTCTACCTGCACCTCCGTCACCATTTCCGCCACCCCTTCCATCACCTCATCCCGCGTGAGCAAAGTTGTTCCATAACTCATTAAATCCGCCACAGTCCGGCCATCTCTAGCCCCTTCCAGAATGCCAGCGGTAATATATGCCACTGCTTCCGGGTAATTCAATTTTAATCCGCGATTTTTGCGCCGTTCCGCCAGTAATGCCGCCGTAAAAATCAACAATTTATCTTTTTCTTGGGGTGAAAGCTGCATCGTTAGCCCTCCGGTTCTGATTGGATAATTTCTTCTAGCTGGGCGATGAGTACAGGTAAATCCATAGTCACCGTATCCCAAACAATATCGAAATCTATATCAAAATAGGCATGAATTATCCTATTTCTTAGGCCAACTATTTTCGCCCATTCGATTTGGGATAATTCGTCCCGGCGCTGTTTTGTAATGCGGGAAGCCGCCTCCCCGATAATTTCCAAACATCGCACCAGTGCAAAGGACAGCATTTTATCTGTGTCTAGGTCATTTTTGGTGCGATTTTCGGCAAATGAAACTGCATCTCTGGCAGCATCAACTATATGAAGCATCCGAGTCCGGTTATCGATAAACATAAATCACCTCAGCAGAATCGAGTACCTTTTGGCGAAAATAGCGGCTGAGTTCTTCGGGAGTGCGCAAATCGACTTTGCGTCCTAGCATCTCCGTAAGGTCCATTTCCAAGCCCACTAAGCCAAAATAACCAATCCTCTTCTCCGGCATAAATTCTACCAGAATATCGATATCACTTTCTGGGGAAAAATCATCCCGCAACACAGAACCGAATAGGGAGAGTTTTTGGATTTGGTTGTCTTGGCAGAAGCGGGCAATTTTGTCAAGGGGGATTTTTACTGGTAATTGGTTGAGTTTCATGGGATTTTCCTCCTAGTTACAGAGGCCATACTCGGGGCAAACAGATGGGGCGTCCCCAAACCGATCGGCGGAGGATCTGCCACACTGCAATAAACCATTGTCGCACCTCTGGGGTGGAATGGCCACGGTATCTACATAATAAACCATTGGGGAGGCGTGTCACCCCCGCTTGGCCAGTTTTGGGGGGATATTGCTCCCATAATTGTCTGGCTTCGGCGATGAGTTCGGAGGTCACGGGTTCACCTAACCAAGCCAGGGTAGCAACTATGGGGAAAGCACCTAAAGCGTGGGGACTGGTGCAGGTTTCCTCACTCCCCCGGAGTTGTTGTCGGTCAATCCAGAGGGGAATTCCTTGTTGCCAAATTTCCGTGTCACCGCGCCAATTTCCTTCGTGAAATTTCTCGCCTCTGGCACTGCGGCCAAATCGGTTGATTTCCCATAGTAATAGATGGGCTTTGGGGGCTAATTCTATATGGAGATTTTGGCGATATCTGGCGCTATTAAAGATTATATTCTCTTGGGGCAACCATTCTAAGTAGGCGCCCGGTTCAATTTTTATGTTAATATCTTGATAGGCTGTTTGGCCATTACTGCGATATATTTTGGCGGCGGCGGCGGTGGTGATTAAGGCATGAGTGTCTGGCTCTAAGTGTATGGATTGGGAAAGACGATCGCCCCCAACGATGCCCCCAGCCGTATGCAGGATAACGCTATGGCAACAGTCCTCCCCTTCGGGATAAAATGGTCGCTGTAATTTCAGGGGGGCGGTGGCTTTTTTATGGGTGATGTAGGTGCCCCCACCTTTGCTACCATAAACTAATTCTAAACTCCCATGCCAAGCCGATGGGAGGATAGATGGGGCTAGATTAGTGGGATTCATGGGCACCTTGACTGGGGAAATAGAGGTTTAAAGCGATGTTAAACGGCGAGGAACCGCTGGATAGTTTCATTACTGAGTTCGCTGGTGGCTCCAGAGGCAACAATACCACCTTTTTGCATGGCATAATACCAATCAGCTTCCCGGACAAAGTGCAAGTGTTGTTCTACTAACAGCACAGAAATCCCGGTTGATTGGATAATTCGCCTGACGGCGGCTTCAATTTCTAGGATAATCGAAGGTTGGATGCCTTCGGTGGGTTCATCGAGGACGAGTAAACGAGGATTGCCCATGAGAGCCCGGGCGATCGCCAATTGTTGCTGCTGTCCGCCGCTCAAATCTCCCCCCATCCGGTTTAACATCCTTTGCAATACCGGGAACAGCTCGAAAATTTCATCAGGAATCGCCAGATTTTTCGGACGTTTTGGCCGAGCTTCCAATCCCAATAATAGATTTTCTCTCACCGTCAACCGAGGAATGATTTCCCGTCCTTGGGGCACATAACCAATCCCCATTTTCGCCCGCACATCGGGGGATTTATTGGCGATCGGTTCCCCAGCTAAATAAATTTGTCCCCGTCGCGGTGCAATTAAGCCCATAATGGTTTTTAACATCGTGGTTTTACCCACCCCATTGCGGCCAATTAAGCATACCATTTTTCCCCCAGGTACGCTCAAATCCACATCGCGCAAAATGTGACTTTCTCCATAATAGACATTTAACCCCGATACTTGCAGCATCAGATGGGAGCCGCCGTCTTTTATGGGCTGTGATTCGGTTTGATTAATTGAGTTCATAATTTGTCCTTTGTCACTTGTCCTTTGTCACTTGTCCTTTGTCATTTGTCCAATTCCCCCCTCTCCCCACTTGGGAGAGGGGTTGGGGGTGAGGGCTTTAGCATTTGTCCTTTGTCACTTGTCCTAATGTGCGGCTTCTTCCGAGGTACTGCCCAAATAGACTTGGATAACTCGCGGGTCACTTTGTACCTGCTCTATACTGCCTTCGCACAATACCGAACCCTCATGCAGTACCGTCACCGTCCGGGCAATTTGTCGCACGAATTCCATATCGTGTTCAATCACAATAATCGAATGACTTTCGGCTAAGGACACCAGCAATTCTCCGGTTAACATCGTTTCTTCATCGGTCAAACCCGCGACCGGTTCATCTACCAGCAATAAATCGGGAGATTGCGCCACTAACATCCCAATTTCTAGCCATTGCTTTTCTCCGTGGGAGAGCAATCCTGATAAAATATCAGCTTTGGCGGTTAAACCGATGGTTTCTAACAAACTATTGACGGTTTGGCGTTCCCCGGACGGTGTGGGTTTTAGCAGGGTGGTAAATACGTTTTTTTGGCGATTGCAGGATAACTCTAAATTTTCCCTTGGGGTGAGGTTGAGGTAAACTCGCGGGGTCTGAAATTTCCGCCCGACGCCAAACCGAGCGATTTGATGTTCGGAAAATTTCCGCAAATTGCGCCCTTTGAATAAAACTCTGCCTTTGGTTGGTTTGACTTTGCCGGTGATGACATCGAGAAATGTGGTTTTGCCCGCGCCATTGGGGCCAATAATCACCCGCAGTTCGCCGGTATTCATACTAAATGTTAGGTTGTTGAGGGCGTTAAAGCCATCAAAACTAACGGTTAAGTTCTCGATTTCTAATATTTTCCCGTTCACGGATTACCTCAATTGGGCAAATATGGATTAATGGCGATTAAGTTTAAGGTTCCAAAGTTTCGCGCTCGCGCTGCACTTCTGGGTCTTCTTCCAATTGGGGATAGGTGGTGACATAGCGGGGACGCCGGATGATTTGGCGGAATAAGTCAATGCCTTCGGTGCGTACCCAGCCGATGATACCATTGGGAAGTACCAAAACTACAATCAGGAACATGGCGCCTTGGAAAAATAGCCAAATATCGGGGAATTTTTCGCTGAATAGGCTTTTACCATAGTTGACTAATAAGGCGCCCAAGATGGCTCCTACTAAGGTGGCGCGTCCTCCCACGGCGACCCAAATCACCATTTCTATGGAGAAGGCAATATCCATTGCTCTGGGGGAAATGATACCGGTTCTGAGGGTGAACATGGCGCCACCAATTCCCGCTAAGGCGGCGGAAATGGCAAATACTAATACTTTATAGCCGGTGGGGTCGTAACCGGAGAAGCGCACGCGGGTTTCATCATCGCGAATGGCGACGAGCAGGCGGCCAAATCTTCCGGTGGTGAGCCACCGACAAAGTGCGTAGCCTCCGACTAAGAGGAGGACGGTGATGATGTAAAATCCGTATTGGGTTTTGGCATCGGAAATGGGGAAACCTAAGATGGTTTGAAAGTCGGTGAGTCCGTTGGTGCCATTGAATAGTTTTTGCTGGCCGTTGAAGAAGTTAAAAAAGACGATCGTGGCTGCTTGGGTGAGGATGGAGAAGTAAACGCCTCGGATGCGGTTGCGGAAGACGAGATATCCTAATAAGGCGGCGAGAATGGCGGGGATGAGGAAGACGGCAATAATGCTGAAGGGTAAGGAATAGAACGGGTGCCAAAACCAGGGGAGTTTGGTCACGCCGTAGAGGTTCATAAATTCGGGGAGTTGGTTGCTGGCGGTGGCGGGGATTTGTAGTTTGATGTGCATGGCGATCGCGTAGCCACCGAGCGCGAAAAAGATGCCATGTCCCAAACTGAGCATCCCCGTATAACCCCAAATTAAATCGATGCCCAGAGCGACTATGGCTAAGGCTAAATACCGCTGCAGCAAGTCGAGGCGAAAATCTGACAGCACCAGGGGCATAATGACGATTAAGAAGAGGGCCGCTACCCCCACTAAGCATATCTCAAACCAGCGCGGTTGCTGTTGGGAAAAAGTATAAATTTTTGCCCATAGTTGCTCCCAGGGAGGGAGAGATGAGGCATCATCTGCGATTTTATTTGGTTTCATATCTAAACCCCCGATTTTGTAATTGGCACATCAGCCCGTAATGATGCCTAGGCATCTACGGTGCGTCCTTTTTGGGGGAACAGTCCCGCCGGACGTAATTGCAGGAAGATGATGATTAATACAAATACCATCACTCTTGCCATGCTTGTAGTGGCAAAAAATGTCAAGAAATCAAATATTGGATTACCGGGGGATACCATTAAGGCGAGGACACCAGAACCAATGATGTAGTTTACCAGGCCGATCGCCAGTGCTGCCACCACCGTCCCGACAATTTTGCCGACACCACCCACTACCACCACCATAAACGCATCCACAATATAGTTTTGTCCCGTATTTGGTCCCACGGAACCGAGCAAACTAATGGCACAACCGGCAATTCCTGCCAAACCAGAACCTAGGGCAAAGGTTAAAGCATCTACTTTTTGCGTGGGAATGCCCAAACAAGCACTCATACTCCGATTTTGGGTGACAGCACGAATGCGCAAACCCCAGGGCGATTTTAACAAAAACAGGTAAATTCCTACCACACAAATGATGGTGAGGGCGATAATAAACAACCGCACGAAAGGTAATTGAAAACTGCCCAAAGGCAACCCGCCGCGCAGCCACCCAGGTGCAGTCACATCCACCCCCTGCGCCCCAAACCAGGGTTTGGTGACAGCTAGTTTAAATATTTGCCCTAAAATCGTACCACAAACCAAGGAAATACCCGCCGCTAGGGGTAATAGTACCACGATCGCCCACTGTCTAATCCGCTCAAAATCTGGTCGCCGCTTGATGACCCATAAGCCGCCAAAAAATAGCAGACAAAATAGGACAATTTGCAGGCACATCACCCAGCTAACCTGGCGGACAAACTGTTGGAGAATTAAACTGACGCCCCAAGTAGCCAGCAGGGTTTCTAAGGGGCGACCGTAGAGATAGCGAATTACGCCTCGTTCTAGAGCTAATCCCGCTGCTGCAGCCACAATAAATGCCACCGGTAGCGCCACAATAATATAGCCGCTAAACCAAGGTTCTCCTAGGGCTTTAAAGGTATTTTGTACCAGAAATGTGGTATAGGCTCCTAGCATCATTAATTCGCCATGAGCTAGGTTAATCACGCCCATAATGCCGAAGACAATGCCTAAGCCCAAAGCGGCAATTAATAAAACCGCTCCGATGCTGACGCCATTAAATAGACTCTCAAAAAATACTGCCATTTGCTTTGCTTGCTACTGTCCATAGACTTGATTTTTTATATTGCCAGCGGCTAAAGAGCTGAGAATTATCTCAATTCTCAACTCTCAAATTGCCTCAGTACGTTACATCTTGTACTTGCCGCCTTTCGCTGGGTCGGACCAGTCGCAGGCGTAGCCTTTGGTTTCAGCTACATATTGATTCCAGGGAATGGGATCTACTGGTTTGGGTGTAGCATAGACGATTTTAAACATCCCATCTTCGCCGATTTCTCCAATTCGCACGGTTTTGGCGATATGATGGTTGTTATTCATCGTGACCAGACCTTCTGGGGCTTGAAATGTTTGCCCCAAGGCGGCTTTTCTCACGGCTTCGAGGTCGTCTGCTTTGGCTGCTTTCTCTACCGCCTGTTTCCACAGGTAAACCATGATGTAAGCCGCTTCCATTGGGTCGTTGGTCACGCGGTCTTGGCCATATTTAGTCTTGAAGGCTTCGACAAATTTTTTGTTTTCTGGGGTATCTACGGATTGGAAGTAGTTCCACGCGGCGTAATGTCCTTTGAGATATTCTGGCCCGATCGCTCTCACTTCCTCCTCGGCGATACTCACGGACATGGTGGGATATTTATCCGGTGTCAACCCGGCTCCCTGCATTTGTTTGAAAAATGCTACGTTACTATCACCATTCAGAGTGTTGAAAATTACCCCGCCATCGGGCAAAGCGGCTTTAATTTTGGTGATAATCGGGGTGACTTCCGTGCCGCCGAGGGGGATGTAATCTTCTCCCACGGTTTGCCCGCCTTTGGCTTCGAGTTGGGCTTTGATTATGGTGTTTGCCGTGCGGGGAAATACGTAGTCGGATCCGACTAGGAAAAATTGTTTGCCTTTATTTTCTAACAGCCAATCCACCGCTGGTTCTATCTGCTGATTGGGGGCTGCTCCGGTGTAGAAAATATTCTTAGAGCATTCCTGGCCTTCATATTGCACAGGATACCACAGCATATGGTTTTTTGACTCAAATACCGGTAATACGGCTTTGCGAGATGCTGATGTCCAGCAGCCAAACACGGTGACGACTTTATCGCTATCAATGAGTTTTTTTGCTTTTTCGGCAAAGGTGGGCCAGTCCGATGCGCCATCTTCGACGATCGCCTGTATTTTCTTGCCCAGAACCCCGCCAGCATTGTTAATCTCCTCAATGGCTAGCTGTTCTGCATCCACCACACTTTTTTCACTGATTGCCATTGTCCCGCTCAAGGAATGGAGGATTCCCACCTTAATGGTATCTCCGCCACCGGCTGCACTTTGCCCTCCTTGTGTCCCCGAACCGGTTTCACTGCTATTTTGCGTTGCACAACCTTTAATCAGAAAAGTGCTTCCCAGGGCTGCTGAACTGTATAGTAAAAATTTACGTCTTCCCAATCCATGTGCCATGCTCTGGACTCCTACCGACATTCGCTCGGTGCTAAGGGTTTTGATATTAAAGCGATGCTATCAAAAAAAATTGTATTTTATAATACATACCCCTTTCTTAACCGTGGCGGTAAAACCTGTAATATTTTCCCCCAGCCAACTCTGGCGAATGTTACGATTTTTAACGTTCCCTTGACGTTCATGGCTGCATAAGTGAATGAGGGTTTATCAAGTCAGCACAAAGCTCCCCCAGTGTGGATGATACACAATCGCAAATGGGGTAATTTTTGATTCTACACCAGATTAGCGCGGATAAACTCAATCACGGTTTCTAGTCCGGTTTTGGTCTTTAAATTGGTAAAGGTAAAGGGTCGATCGCCCCGCATTTGGCGAGCATCCCGCTCCATCACGCCCAAATCTGCTCCCACTAAAGGAGCCAAGTCAGTTTTATTAATCACCAGCAAATCAGATTTGGTAATACCGGGTCCCCCTTTGCGCGGTATTTTATCACCAGCAGCCACATCAATCACATAAATGGTTAAATCCACTAATTCTGGACTAAACGTGGCGGCTAGGTTATCGCCGCCACTTTCCACAAACACGATATCCAGGTGGCTAAACTGTCGTTCTAGTTGCGCGATCGCCCCTAAATTCAGGGAAGCATCTTCCCGAATCGCCGTATGAGGACAACCGCCGGTTTCCACCCCGATAATCCGTTCCCGCTCCAAAGCCTGAGAACGGACTAAAAACTGGGCATCTTCCTGAGTATAAATATCATTCGTCACTACCGCCAAATGATACTGCTCCCGCATTGCCTTGCACAGAGCTTCCACCAAAGCCGTTTTCCCCGACCCCACCGGGCCCGCAATTCCTACCCGAAAAGCACTCATAGCAATTTTAGATTTTTCCCTAGTCAGATATTAGACCATTTTGCCATTTTTGTCACCATCAGCTCTAATATTTTCCCCTTCCTCGCCAATTTCAGCTCCTAAATAAACGAGAATATTGGGTTTCATGGTGCATACTGGCTAAGGATAACCCCCACGTACAACTACTCAGGTCCTCATCGGCGACGGTGAGAATATCTTGGGACGCTGCCACCAATATCGGTTGTAAATTTAATAATAACTGTTGTCCCGCCGTTTGCCCCAAGGGAATCAATTTCACCCCAGCTCCGATACAATTAGATGTCCAACTTTGCAAATATCCCAGTAAAGCTGATGCGGGGGGAATTTGCCAATAAGCGGCGGCGATACCAAAGGCAATGGCGAAATTGCAATCTTGCTCCCGCCAATGATGCGCAATTACCAGGGTTTCTGACTCTGGGATTAAAGCCAGAAATAACCGGATTAAGGCATTACCCATTTGCCAGCTTTGTTGGCGCAGTTCTTCCGTTTCTCTGGACGCCGATGCCCAATGATTCCAGTATTGTAAACTGGCCATATCTCCCGCGATCGCGGCTTTCTGTCCCCGCACCATCACCGCTGCATCTAAATGAATGCTTCCCTCCTGTAATGAGGATTTTATCCAATGTTTGAGATGTTCGGCATTAGCAATTACTCCCTGCTCTACCAGGATTTCTAACCCTTCAGAATAGCTGTAGGCTCCTACGGGTAAACTGGTACTGGCTAACTGAAGTAAAGATAATAAGGAAAAATCATTGAGCATGAGGCTGGATAATTCTTATTCGTGATTATGATGGTGATGATAGGCCCCCGTTTCAGGGAAAAAGGGGGCAATTTCTTCTATGACTTGCAATCCCATTTGTTGCAACATTGATTTTAGCACAGAATCGGGACTAAGACGTAAATAATCTGGTGTAATTTCTAAGGAAACGTGACGATTGCCTAAATGATAGGCAGCTCTTAATAAGTCTAATGGGTTATGGGCGGTAACGGTGAAAATGGGTTCGGGTTTGGCGGTGACGAGGAGGACGGTTTCTCCGGTTTCTGAGGCTAATCGATCGCCATGTTGCAGAATTGTGCCTCTGGGTAAGTTAAGAGATACTGTCTCTCCCTCTTCGGTGGTGAAGCGATGGCGGCTGCGGGTGCGATCGTCCGCTGTTAATGATAGCGTATAGTGGCTAACACCGCTGGCATCTGGCGGCAAAATTTGAGTGAAAATAAACATTATTTATATCTCGTTTTTTTAGGGAATAAACCAGGGCGAAGCATTCGCGCCGATACCCTGTTCTTGTGAGAGAAAATATGTAACGCGAATGCTTCGCCCCTACGCAATCAAACCGGGTTTTCTGCCCTGCTACTACCTAGATGAGCCCAAAATACAACTAAATGTAGGGTGGGCATTGCCCAAAATACCAGGCTGTAGCCCAAAATACCAAGCTGTAGGGCAATGCCCACCCTGGCTACCTAGATGAGAATATTTGTGTCAAAGCGGGTTTTAAGGTGGGATATTGATATTCAAATCCCAGGTCTAAAGTGCGTTTCGGTAGCACTTGCTGCCCTTCGGTGACGACTTTGGCGCCTTCACCTAATAGCAATTGCGGGACAAATTCGGGAACCGGCATCCAAGATGGTCGGTTCATCACTGCTCCGAGGGTTTTACAAAATTCTCCCATGCGCACGGGGTTGGGGGCAACCGCGTTGACGACGCCTTGAAACTGGGCATCATCCAAAGCGCGGATGATTAAGGATACCAAATCATCGCGATGAATCCAAGAAAACCACTGACGCCCGCTGCCAATGGGTCCTCCGGCAAATAGTTGGAAGGCGGGAATCATTTTGGCTAAGGCTCCACCTTCTTTGCCTAAAACAATGCCTGTACGGACGATCGCCAACCGGGTCCCCCCCGCCGTCACTTTTTGCGCTTGCGCCTCCCACTCCCGACAGACGGCGGCGAGAAAATCACCCCCCGGAGGACTGGTTTCGTCAAAAGCGGCGGTTTCGCTGGTGCCGTAGTAGCCGATCGCCGAAGAATTCACCAAAACCTTGGGTTTGGGGTTGGCGGCGAGGATGGCTTCCACAATTTTCGCCGTGCCTAGTTTGCGGCTATCCATGATTTCCCGCTTCCGATCGTCTGTCCAGCGTTCCTCGGCAATAGCCGCACCAGCGAGGTTCACTACCCCATCATAACCGGCAATTAGCCCCTGCCAATCCCCAGACTCCCCTGGTTTGTAGGCGGCGATGTTGACTTTGGGGAAGGTGGCGGCGGGAAAGACGCGGCGGGTCCGCTCCACATTCCGCGTCAACACCAAGATTTCGTCTCCACGAGCCTGTAACTGCGCTACTAAGCGAGGTCCGACAAATCCCGTGGCACCTGTGATGGCAACTCTCATATTTTTATTATCTTTTCTTCAATATCTGAAAAAGATTGTTAACAAATCGTCCCTCGACGCTTTGATATCATATCGTCAAACTGGTAATGCCTGGAGGATCTCCCCTGCTCTAACCTCTGTTGTCCCCACTCCCCTGGGGTTTGAGGTACTCTCAAGTGTGATATTGAGCGAAATCAGCCAGGAATGTTTCAAGCAACAAGGAAAGCCATGAAATTGGCAGCAAGAGTCGGTGAGGTAACGCCCTCCTTAACATTGGCGATCGCCGCCACAGCCAAAGCGATGAAGGCTGAGGGCATCGATGTTTGCAGTTTTAGCGCCGGGGAACCGGACTTTGACACTCCGGCGC contains:
- the urtC gene encoding urea ABC transporter permease subunit UrtC; protein product: MKPNKIADDASSLPPWEQLWAKIYTFSQQQPRWFEICLVGVAALFLIVIMPLVLSDFRLDLLQRYLALAIVALGIDLIWGYTGMLSLGHGIFFALGGYAIAMHIKLQIPATASNQLPEFMNLYGVTKLPWFWHPFYSLPFSIIAVFLIPAILAALLGYLVFRNRIRGVYFSILTQAATIVFFNFFNGQQKLFNGTNGLTDFQTILGFPISDAKTQYGFYIITVLLLVGGYALCRWLTTGRFGRLLVAIRDDETRVRFSGYDPTGYKVLVFAISAALAGIGGAMFTLRTGIISPRAMDIAFSIEMVIWVAVGGRATLVGAILGALLVNYGKSLFSEKFPDIWLFFQGAMFLIVVLVLPNGIIGWVRTEGIDLFRQIIRRPRYVTTYPQLEEDPEVQRERETLEP
- a CDS encoding branched-chain amino acid ABC transporter permease; the encoded protein is MAVFFESLFNGVSIGAVLLIAALGLGIVFGIMGVINLAHGELMMLGAYTTFLVQNTFKALGEPWFSGYIIVALPVAFIVAAAAGLALERGVIRYLYGRPLETLLATWGVSLILQQFVRQVSWVMCLQIVLFCLLFFGGLWVIKRRPDFERIRQWAIVVLLPLAAGISLVCGTILGQIFKLAVTKPWFGAQGVDVTAPGWLRGGLPLGSFQLPFVRLFIIALTIICVVGIYLFLLKSPWGLRIRAVTQNRSMSACLGIPTQKVDALTFALGSGLAGIAGCAISLLGSVGPNTGQNYIVDAFMVVVVGGVGKIVGTVVAALAIGLVNYIIGSGVLALMVSPGNPIFDFLTFFATTSMARVMVFVLIIIFLQLRPAGLFPQKGRTVDA
- the urtA gene encoding urea ABC transporter substrate-binding protein codes for the protein MAHGLGRRKFLLYSSAALGSTFLIKGCATQNSSETGSGTQGGQSAAGGGDTIKVGILHSLSGTMAISEKSVVDAEQLAIEEINNAGGVLGKKIQAIVEDGASDWPTFAEKAKKLIDSDKVVTVFGCWTSASRKAVLPVFESKNHMLWYPVQYEGQECSKNIFYTGAAPNQQIEPAVDWLLENKGKQFFLVGSDYVFPRTANTIIKAQLEAKGGQTVGEDYIPLGGTEVTPIITKIKAALPDGGVIFNTLNGDSNVAFFKQMQGAGLTPDKYPTMSVSIAEEEVRAIGPEYLKGHYAAWNYFQSVDTPENKKFVEAFKTKYGQDRVTNDPMEAAYIMVYLWKQAVEKAAKADDLEAVRKAALGQTFQAPEGLVTMNNNHHIAKTVRIGEIGEDGMFKIVYATPKPVDPIPWNQYVAETKGYACDWSDPAKGGKYKM
- the ureG gene encoding urease accessory protein UreG, which produces MSAFRVGIAGPVGSGKTALVEALCKAMREQYHLAVVTNDIYTQEDAQFLVRSQALERERIIGVETGGCPHTAIREDASLNLGAIAQLERQFSHLDIVFVESGGDNLAATFSPELVDLTIYVIDVAAGDKIPRKGGPGITKSDLLVINKTDLAPLVGADLGVMERDARQMRGDRPFTFTNLKTKTGLETVIEFIRANLV
- a CDS encoding urease accessory protein UreF, which translates into the protein MLNDFSLLSLLQLASTSLPVGAYSYSEGLEILVEQGVIANAEHLKHWIKSSLQEGSIHLDAAVMVRGQKAAIAGDMASLQYWNHWASASRETEELRQQSWQMGNALIRLFLALIPESETLVIAHHWREQDCNFAIAFGIAAAYWQIPPASALLGYLQSWTSNCIGAGVKLIPLGQTAGQQLLLNLQPILVAASQDILTVADEDLSSCTWGLSLASMHHETQYSRLFRS
- the ureE gene encoding urease accessory protein UreE, which translates into the protein MFIFTQILPPDASGVSHYTLSLTADDRTRSRHRFTTEEGETVSLNLPRGTILQHGDRLASETGETVLLVTAKPEPIFTVTAHNPLDLLRAAYHLGNRHVSLEITPDYLRLSPDSVLKSMLQQMGLQVIEEIAPFFPETGAYHHHHNHE